In Ralstonia pseudosolanacearum, the DNA window ATCGTCCAGAAAATCATCCGCCATCCGCTCGGCGCCGGCGATGCCAACACCTTTCTGCCCATGCCCGTCTATGCGACGCAATATGGCGCGGGCAACAGCACGCAGACCAGTTACGCCGACCGCACGCCAGTCGAGCAGCCGCTGAGCGCCGATGGCTTTCGCGACCAGATCATGGGGCTCGGCACCAATGGCCTCTTCACCGCCGATGAAACCGTACCGATGGCCGCCACGCTCGGCCTCGGTTACGTGCTGTGGATGTCGCAACAATGGACCTTCCAGGGTGTGGGCCTTGGCGATCTGGTCTATTCGCTACCGCTGGCGCCGGGCGAGCAGCAGCAGATGGCCGTGTTCGAACGGCTTGATACCACCAGCGTGACCGAGAGCGAATTCTTCAGCGAAGAACAAGCACAGCAGCAACGGGCCCTGGCGGACACCTCGACCGCGGCCACCTTCAACTCGGCGTTCAGCGAGGCCGCGCGCGGCGGAAGCGCATTCCAGACCAGTTCAACGACATCGAGCTGGGGCGCCAATATCCTGATCGCCAGTGGCGGCGGCGGCAACTCTTCATCGGCCGGCGCCAGCAGTTCATGGCTGCAAGGACAGCGCGACAGCACCGAGCAGGCCGCACAGACCACGCACTCAGCGGCTGAAAACCAAGCTTCCGCGCGACGCACCGCCGCACGCACCGGCATGCGGATGGCGACCGCCAGCGAATTGCAGTCGGTCACCACCAAGACCGTCACCAACCACAACCACGCGCACGCGTTGACGATGCAGTACTGGGAAGTGCTGCGCTTGTACAACGTCACAGCGGCAATTGACGGGCTCACGCTGGTCTGCCTGATTCCGATGCAGATCGTGCGCTTCATGCCGCCGGGTCAGCTCCAGACGATCACCGATCCGAGCACGCTGTCGACGCGCGCGCAGGTGCTGGCGCGCTACAGCGCCCTCGTCAAGCATCTCGACATCCTGGCGCAGGCCATCCCGCGTGCCTACCGGCATGGGCTGACGCTGCTGCAGCAATTTGCCGCCGATCCGGCTGCCGGTGTCGAGCCATTCGGCGGCGTCGCGGAAGATGTGATCCTGTTCAACCTGACCGGCAATTTCCTCTGCTGCGAAAACATCTCCATCGCTGTCGTGACCGACCGCAACACGCGGGTGGGTCCGGTCCGGCTGGCCAATACCGCGACGAAACTGCCGGACGACATCTTCCTCAGCAGCGACGACCTGCTGGCCTGGCTCGGCGCACAGCGCCAGCAACCGTCCACCTTCACCGGTGCGCTCGCCCTGCCGCCGTCGATGAATCGCAGTAGCGTGATCGGCTTCGAAATCACGCGCAGCTTCCGCCAGGTCGACTACACGCTGATCTCGGCCGAAATGGCCGAACTCAACGCGCTGACGAAGTTGTTTGGCGGCAGCGGCACAACGTGGGCGACGCAGGCGATCCAGTCGACGCTGGGTGCGGACGCCGCGTCCAACACACGCACAACCGTGCACCTGAAGCCCGCCGACCTCGAAAACGCGCTCGGCGGGCCGATGCTGTTCAACTTCTACGCGCAGATCCAGGAGCTGGACGCAAACGGCAACCCGCAACCGCCAACCAAGGGCGAAACCTACGCCAATGATTCACTGTATGGCGTCGAACTGCCGCCACAGCCGTATCCCGTGCCGGCGCTGCAACTGGCGCCGGTGCTGCGCTTCAATGAAATTCTCGAAATCGAGCAGACCGCACAGCACGTGCTGCGCAACACCACGCTGTATTCGAAGGCGATCTGGGCTTCGCTGTCGACCGAAGAACGCGCGATCCTGCTGGACCAGTACACCATCGGCGTATCGCCGGGTGGCATCACCGATGAAAGCCAGATGGTGCCGCTGCTGAACTGCGTGCAAAACCGGCTGCTCGGCTTCTTCGGTAACTCGATGGTGATGCCGTTCATCATTCCGCAGGCGGTGGCCGAGGAGATGAGGATCGACCCGGTGCAGATCCAGCAATCGCTGCTCGCGTATCAGCAGGCCACCTTCGCGCCGCCGCAGTCCACGGTTGCGCTGCCGACCCGCGGCGTGCTCGGCGAGGCCGTGCTGGGCCACTGCGCATCGGCCGAGAAGATCGACCTGCTGCGCTTCTGGAACTGGCAGGACAGTCCATCCGATGCCGCGCCGGTCATTTCGCCGGTGACGCTGCCGACCACCACGCCATCGATGGCTGCTGGCCTCACCGCGCCGAACTCGCTGACCACCCTGCCCTCGCTCATCAACAACGTGCTGACCGCGCCGTCGCCCGACATGAGCCTGCTCACGGCGCTCGGCAAGGATGCCACCAGCCAGCCTGACTTCAGCACCGCGCTGACCGGCGCAACGCAGCTCGCCGGCCTGTTGACCAACGCGCAGAACGTCTCCAACGCGGCGCGCGCCGATGCGTTGAAGAACGCGACGACGCTGCAATCGCAGGCAATGGCGACGGTCGGCAACATCCTCGGCGGCATCTATGGCGGCAACCCGACCGCCGGTTCGAGCGCGGCTGCGGCGGTCAACGGAACGGGCAGCGGAGGCGGAGGTTCGGCAAGCAGCACCGGCACGAAGCCTGGAACGGGCACCGGAACCGGCTCAACGCCCACGAAACCGCCGGCGGGAACCGGCACTGGCACTGGCACTGGCACTGGTGCTGGTGCTGGTGCTGGTGCTGGTGCTGGCCGCGGCAGCTAAGGCCATGCATCGCACCGAATCGAAACACCGAGGCATCGACCCCTGAACAATCACGGCGAGGCGACGATGAGCGACCCCAGCGGACCGGTTTCCAACAGCATCGAAGCACAAGCGCTGCAGGCACTGATGAGCGTGCTCGGCAGCTCGAGCTCGCCGGCGGTGCTCCAGGCGCAGGCGATCATGCTGCAGCGTCTGGCGCTCGAAGGCGACATCGCGGGTTCGCGGGTGCCGGCGCCGCGCAACATCACCGAGGTTGGCGGATACATCAATCTGCTGACCCTGCTCGGGCAGACCGACATGCGCAGCCAGTTGATCGCCGGTGCGCTTGGCGTGGCAGGCCCGACCAGCACGGTGGGGCTGCTGCAGCAACAGCCCGTCATCGGCTGGGTCGCGTTGCCGAATGACCGCCCTGCCGGGCCGGCGCAAGGCACGATCCCGCTATCCCTGCAACTGCGCTCCGACTTTGCTCCGGCCTTGCAGTTGGCGCTCCAGGGGCTGCACGACCAGGGCTGCGCGCTGCCATTGGTGGCGCCGATGCAGGTGCTGCCAGCCACGTCTGCGATGGTGCCGGGCGACCTGCTGCCGCTGCTTGGCCGGGTCATCACGCTGGTGCCCGGCACCGCGCTACGCGATCCGGACAACGATCCGCTGGCGATCGCGCAGATCAGCGGCGGGCCTTGGCAGATCGTTGCGCGCTGCGCCAGCACCGGCCCGATCGGCGTCACGCCACAGCAGTGGAGCGCGCTCGCCTGCAACGCGACCAGTTGTACCGCGATGCCGCCGCCCGCCGGCGGGCGGCAATACGTAGCACTGGCGCCGGTGCTGGCAAGCGCCGGTTTCACGCCGGCGGTGGCCGGCTATCGGCCAACCTCTGCCACCGATATCGGCTGGGCGCGCTTCGTCAATCTGACCGGGCTGGTCGCGGGCGTCACCACCCTGGGCAACGAACTGCAGCTGCTCTATCCGCCAACCGCCATTGCTGCGTCCGGACTGGCCGGCCAGCTCGGCATGGTCTGGAACGGCACGACGTTCGCCAGCCACTGACCGGGGCAAGCTCATGCCGAACCCTGCTGCATCACCCCGCTCACCTCGCCGTGTCTTGCGGCTGACCTTTGCCTATGACGGCGAAGCGATCACGCTCGTCGAACAACACGTCGTGGAAATGACCGTACCGCCGTCGCATCCGCTGGCGGGTTATGAAGGTCACGCGGGTTTCTGGTTCGAAGTGCGAGACCGCGCCGGCACGCCGGTCTACCGGCGCATCCTGCATAACCCGATACCGGCGTACCACGAAGTGCATGCGCCGGGCGCCAGCCCGAGGCATATTGCCGCCGCCGAGCAGCGCGGCGTGTTCGAGATCCTGGTGCCTGCCAGTTGGGAAGGCGCGACGCTACTGGTGTTTGCGACGCCGCAGCCGCAGGCCACGCCGATTGGCAAGATGGCCGCCGAACGCGCGCGCCGCCTTGGCCCCCGGGTCGGAACCGAAGCGGCTCGGGAAATCGCCCGCTTCAATCTGGATGAGGTCGCGCGATGAGCACTGCGGATGGAAGCGTCATCGGCGTCACCAAGATCGTCGACCACGGTCCCGACGCCTCCCGCTGGAACCTGGTCATCCTCGGTGACGGCTACCAGAGCGCCGAGCTGGCGACCTACGCGAGCGATGCCCTGAATTTTGCCAACACGCTCGCGGCCACCGCACCATTCAATACGGTCTGGTCAGCTGTCAATGTGCACCGCGTTGACGTCAGCTCGACCGACAGCGGTGCTGACGATCCGGCCGGCGCCTGCGGTGGCACCGGCGCCACCGCACACACGTATTTCGATGCCACGTTCTGCCATGGCGGCCAAATCCGGCGGCTGCTGTCCGTGGACAACACCAGCGCGCTCAATGTGGCGCGCGCCCAGGTGCCGCAGATGACCATGACGCTCGTGATCGTCAACAGCGCGATCTATGGCGGCTCGGGAGGCCCCGTCGCGGTGTTCTCGAAAGCGGCCGGCGCCGAGCAGATCGGCATCCATGAAATGGCGCATACGGCGTTCGGGCTGGCCGACGAGTACTCGACCTACGCCGGCTGCAGCAGCGGCGAGACCGGCCACGATACCTATACCGGTGCGGAACCCACGGAAGCCAACGTCACCGCCAACACGGACCGCAATACGCTCAAATGGGGTGCGCTGGTCGCTGCCGCCACCGCCCTGCCGACCACCGTCAACGCCAACTGCGCGCAGTGCGATACGCAGGCATCGCCCGTACCGGCGGGCACGGTCGGCACCTTCGTCGGCGCGCGGTATTTCCATTGCGGGCTGTACCGCCCTGAATACGACTGCGAAATGCGCACACTCGGGCAGCCGTTCTGCGCGGTGTGCCGGGGCGTCATCAGCGACACGCTGACGCCGTTCCTTCCGGGGCCACCCGTTATCGACAGCTTCAGCCCCACATCGGGCGATCCGGCCGGCGGTACGATCGTTGTTCTGACCGGCCAGGGCTTCTTCAGCGCGAGTGCGGTCAATTTCGGGGCGACGCCAGCCGTGACGTTCAACGTCGACTCCGATACGCAGATCACAGCACTGAGCCCGCCCGGCACCGGCAGCGTGAATCTGACGGTGGCGACACCGGCCGGCAACTCGGCCTCGACGCTGGCGACGCAGTTCAGCTACGTGGCCCCGGCATCGATGCCGCAGGTGACGTCGATTGCGCCGGCCACCGGCAGCACGTCAGGCGGCGATGCGGTGACGATGACCGGGTCGGGTTTCACCGGTGCGGCCGCCGTGAAGTTCGGCGCGCTCGATGCCAGTGCATTCAACGTCGACACCGATACGCAGATCACCGCGACCAGTCCGGCCTCGGGCGCCGGTACCGTCGACATCACCGTATCAACGGGTGCCGGCACGTCGGCAGCATCGGCGGCCGACCGCTTCACCTTCGCCGTGCCTGCGCCCACCGTCACCGCCGTTGCGCCGGCCAGCGGGGTTGCGGCAGGGGGCACATCGGTGATCATCACCGGCACTGCGTTTAACAGCGCCAGCGCGGTCACGTTTGGGACCACGCCGGCAACCGGCTACAGCGTCGATTCGGATACGCAGATCACCGCCACCAGCCCCGCCGGCACGGGCACCGTTGACGTGCGAGTGACCACGCCTTCGGGAACCTCGGCAGTGGTTGCGGGAGACCAGTTCGGCTATCAGGCGCCCGGCGCACCCGCTGTGACCGGCATCAACCCAAGCGGGGGTTCGGCCGCGGGCGGCGATGCCGTCACGATCACCGGCACCGGATTCACAGGCGCCACCGGGGTCCAATTCGGTACGGCGGCGGCAACGGGTGTGGCGGTCAATTCGGATACCCAAGTCACGGCGGTCAGCCCTGCCGGCAGCGGCACGGTCGACGTCACGGTCACAACGCCCGCCGGGACTTCCCCGACCGGCGCGGCAGATCAGTTCACGTATGGGCCGCCAGCCGTACCCGTGGTCACGAGCGTCAACCCGAACAACGGTGCCGGCGCCGGCGGCGACGTCGTCACCATTGCGGGCTCGGGCTTCATCGGTGCCAGCGCGGTCGCGTTTGGCGCCAACGCGGCGCAGTCCTTCACCGTCGACAGCGATACGCAAATCACCGCCACCAGCCCCGCCGGCGGCGGTACGGTCGACGTGACCGTCACCACGCCGGGCGGCGCGTCGGCCACCGGCGCAGCCGATCGGTTCAGCTACACCACGTTGGGCCTGCCATCCGTCACGGGGGTCAGCCCGAATACCGGTTCGATCGCGGGTGGCGACACGGTGGTCATCACCGGCATCGGCTTGACCAATGCCAGCGACGTGAGCTTCGGTGGCGCCACGGCACTCTTCAACGTCGACATGGACACGCAGATCACCGCAACGTCGCCGGCGGCCAATGCTTCGGGCAACGTCGATATCACCGTCACCACACCCGCCGGCACATCGGCGAACACTGCAAGCGATACCTTCACCTACTTCTGATCTGTCGGCCCACAGACGCCGATGCGGAGCCCTCAACAGCCTCGCGCAACCCGCTCACACACAGGCAACCGAGACCCACTGCACCGATGACCCCACCTTCCCATCATCCCGCTCGCGACCATGAACCTATCCGGCGCACGCTTTGTTTGCACCAGGGCAACGCTTGGTAGATGCTCGTTACCAGCAACCGGCTAAGCCGGCTGCTTGGCATGACCGCGCAACGCTCAAGGCGTTGCACCATTCCTCACCACTACAGGAGTTCCGCCATGAGCTTCGAGATTGCCACTTGGTACGACACATGGAATAGCACGGGCCTGGATAATCTGGCGCAGGGGAAGGTCCCGCTCGGCTACGCCAGCCGGTACAACCTGGCGTTCGGCGAATTCGTGCCGTGCGCAAATGGATACACGGTAGACCTCAATGCGCAGTTCGCGAGCCAAGTCCTGAAGCAAATTCGGACGCAGGCACCTGGGGTCCTGATCTACGCGGGCGTGGGAGACACCGGGCTCTCTGCGACGGTGCAGGACAATCGCCGGAACAACAACAGGTCGACAGCGAACATCGTCGCCTACCTGCAGCAACAGGGCCTGAACGGAATCGCGATCGACTCGGAACAAGACGGCATGACCTCCGTGCCGGAATTGGTGTCCCAGCTCGGCCCGGCGTTCAAACAGGCCGGCCTCGGGATTGCTGTCTCGGTCCCCTGGCCGAGCACCGGCCCCGTCGGCCTCTATGGCGACAATGCCGTAGCGGCGTTCAACCAACACGTCGACGCCGTCGAGCTCCAGGATTACTCGTCCAACGGGACCCCCGCGGATATCCCGGTCTGGATCCATGCCGGGGTCCGGCGCGCCATTCTGATGGGCGGTGTCTGCACCGAAAACGGCAACGTGCAGACGTCGCTCGAGGACACCGCAGCCTGGACCACGTTTGCACTGCAAAGCCAGGTGCGGGGCATGTTCAGCTGGCGGCTGGACAACGACCATGGCCAGCATGGCACGCAGGAAGATGTCGATCCGACCTTCACGGGTGCGCAAACGGTCTACGAAACGGTCCAGAATTACGGCAGCGGCGCCAATCGGAACAGCGGCGTGCTTGATGTAACGGGCGCGACCTAGCCGCGCGGGCGCGCTACTGAAGCAGAGTCCTGCGGGGGGAGGCATCCTCGGCTTAAAGCCGTTGACACAACTGGGCACGCGTTGCCCCGCATGTCAGCCCCCCGCCTCCTCATAGCGATCGATCGACCCAATGGTCTCGATCCCCTCCGGGCGGCGCACCGTCGCGGCGGCCGAGCGGAGACCATGCTCGAGGCTTGCGCGCTCGGATGCGGGTGGGTTCTGCCCGTCGTGCGGCGGCATCGCTTCAGGGCGCGCAAGGCGTCTGAGCTTTTCATACAGCCTGTGTGTCTTCTGCTTGATGCGAAGACTGTCGGGTGTATGGAACTGGATTTCGAAGTGATGTGCCCCGCTGCGCAGGTTCATGTTCAGTCCGGCGTAGGTGGTATTGGCCACGGCGAAGGCGTTGTTGATGCGCATGACCTCCAGCCCTTGGGACTGCAATTGCCGCGAGACCCACTGTACCCCTGCGACGAAGCCTTCGTGCTGTAACACGACCTCGTAGCGCAACGCGTCGCGCACCCGCGCCGCCGCCTGCTCGGGCGGCAAGCCGTGCCGGTGCCGCAGCGCCTCGATCTTGCGATGCGTCGAGGCCGGCTTCTTGAACACGTGCCGATGCAGCTCGAGGCCGTCGCCATGCAGATGCCCCTGCACGCGCTCCAGGAGCTCGCGCAAGACGGGTGTGATCTTCGGCTCCATCGCCTTGGCGGCCTGGTGCAGCCGATTGACGAGCTCGGCGTGCAAGGAGGGCTCCGGCACAAGCTTGGCGCGCACCGCAGGCAAGGCCGCGCCGGCCTGCTCGGCTTCCCAGTCGATGATGTCTTCGCACCCCTGAGGCATCGGAACGGCGCGGAAGGCGTCGCGGGCCGGGCGGGTCAGTTCTTGAAGCTGTGCGGTCGGAACGCCTTGCAGCCGCAGACGGTGCGATCGCTTGTACAGGTCGTGGTAGTGCTCCTTGAGCTCGAAGGTTTGCGGCGTGTGGAACTGGAGTTCCCACAGATGCCCCTCGGGATCGCGCAGCGTCACGTTGACCGCGCTGAACGGCTCGTATCGCTTGACGAAGTGGTTGACCAGCTTCACGCGCGCGTGCCGTTGCTCGTCCAGCGCTGCCTGGATGCGGCGGCATCCGGCGGCGAAATCCTGGGACGACAGCACGACGCTGTAACGCAGTGCGTCGTTGACCTGCGGTATGGCGTCTTCCAGCGTCATGTGCTTGTGGGCCACCAGTTGCTTGAGCTTTTCCTTCAGCGAGCCCGACGACTTCAGCCGATGGCGCAGACCGGTCAGTTGCGCGCCGGCCGCGTGCGCGATGTTCCGCAGCGTCGGCGTGATCGACGCATCCATGCGGCTGGCGCGATCGACCAGCAGCTGGATCGCCTGGCTGACATCCAATGCCGGCGTGTTCGCAAAGCGTGCCTGCGGCGTCGGCGCTGGCGCCAGCAGGCCCCATTGCTGCAAGGCCTCCACCGAGTGATTCATGACGCCGGCAGCCATGGTCGGGTTATGCCGCAACTCCGCTTTCGCCTGCTCGGGATCGAAGCGCCCGTCATGCATGGCATAGGCCGTTTCCTTGCCGTAAGGCACGTTGCCGATGCGCTCGCGGAAGGTGCGTTCGCTGCGCAGGCAGGTCTCGAGCACCTTGGAGAACAGTTCGGTCCCCGTGTCGGCTTTCAACGCATCCGTTCCGACCTTGATGGCGATGGTGCACAGGTTGCGCAGGGTGAGCTCCGGCGAGCCTCGCACCAGGCCCGGCTGGCCGTCCGGAAACTGCTCGTGCGACAACCGGCATACCGGATAGTGTTCCAGGATGGCCTGGACGCGCGCACGGGTGTCGCCGGCCTGCTCGTACGCCTGTGCCAGCAACGGGAAGCGGTCGGCCAGCCCGGCAGGCGTCCCTGCCGCCTTGGCCGCGGGGACGGATTGAAGCCTGAAGACCTCGTCATGCAGCAGTTGGGCTGCCTCCTCGGCTTCGGGCAAATGGGCGTTGGCGATATCTTCGAACGCATGGTTGCGCAGCGCGTCCAGCGCTTGCGGATCCGCCTGCTCCGCCTCGAACTGGTCGAGCAAGCCGTTTCGCAGCGAGCGCTCGATGCCGTCATAGACGCCGAACATCATGTCGCGCGCCATCGCTTCGCGCATGGCGTCGGACTGCGCCAGAAAACGCTTGGCGAAGACACTGGCGGTGCCCCGGAGACGGCGTCCGCGCTGCTCGGCCAGAATCTCGGCCGCCCGGCCGGGTTGGTATTGCCCGTCCTTGGGATCCTGCGCCGGTGCCCCGGTTTTCCGCGGCTTGAAGGAGCGCTGCTGGCCGCGGCGCTTTTTGCGGTCGTCCATCACACGGGAAATGTGCGCGGCCAACTTGGGATAGCCCGCGTACACGAAGGCATCGTCGCCGTCGGTGTCCATGTCCCGCTTGCGCAGCTCGGTGATCGGCAGCGCTCCCAGCCGCCCGGGGATCACCACTTCCTTGACGCGCAGGCTGCCGGTGCTGCGCATCTCGGGCGGCAACGCGGCACGGTTGCGGCCGGTGATCCAGCGTGACAAGGTCTTCAAGTCCTCCCGGGAGCAGGCCATGTCCATGCCCTCGTGACCGGGCGACCAGTACTGCGGCGGCGGCACGATCAGCATGCCTTTGCTGTGCAGCATTTCAGCGCCCTCGCCCGCGTCGTCATTGAAGCCCGTGAAGCTGTACTGGATGGCAAAGCACCTGGACAGAAAGCTGGCCGTCGCGTCGCCCCGCTCCACTGTGCCGACTTGCTCGTCGGGAAACGGCAGCAGGTTCTCCTTGTCGTATGGCGCTTTGCCGATCAGTAACGCGCCGCCGTGCAAATCGAAGGCCCCGCTGCGCTGGGCCGGCAGATGCACGTTGTCGTCAGCCGAGGGGACCGCGCGAATCTGCTCGCCCTCGTAGCCGCCGCTGACGGTGAGGTGATACAGGGTCAGCGGGTCGACGCGCGCGGGCGTCTGGCCGCTCGCCTGCTTCGGCGCCAGTTGCGACAGCCGGCGCTCGATGGCCTGCCGGGCTTCGTCCAGCGCGGCCTCGTCGCGCGGAAAGTGCTGCAGCGCCTGCGGCGCGATGCGCTTGCGGTCGTTGGTGGTCTCCAGCAGTTTCTGCTGGGCCGGCGTGGCACGACCGGCGCGCGTGGCATTCCAGGCCATGACATGCTCACGAAACACCGGAATGCACATGGCCACCTCGAACTTGAGGAACCCGCAGCCATCGTTCGGGCACAGCTGAATGCGCTGGCCATCGGGGCTCTGCAGCTTGAACGGGTGCTCCGGACCTTCCACATCGTCGAAGAAGCCCAGTCGCAACGTGCCCTCGACCACGTGGTCGCTCGGCACCATTTCCAGCAGGGCGCGCTGCATGCGCGCCCAGTCTTCGCGCAGCGGCGCCAGCTTGGCGGCCAGCTGCATCAGGCTGCTGCCGGGGGCCGTGTCGGCGTAGCGCACCGCCGGAAGCATCGAGGCCAGGGCCGCGTGATTGGACAGGATATCTTCCGGCCGCCGCCCCCCTCCCCGGCTCAGCCGGCTGCCGCCGAACAGATCGAACCGCCACGGCTCGCCCTGGTACTGGAACGTACGCGCGAGCATGAACGCCGACAACTCGCCGGGCAGCTTGACTTCCACCAGGGGCAGACCGGTCAACCGCGCATAGAGCGAGTACGGCTTGCTCGATTCGTCACGGTTGTGCTTCAGCTCCTTGCCCGTCATGTCCACCACGACATGGTGGGTGTCGCCTGCGCCACGGGCTGGCGCCACGGGAACGCCGGGCCTCGACGTGCGCATGCGCCGATGCGTGGTGCCCAGATCGAAACGGCTTGGCGGATGGTTTTGCGTGATCAGCGCGGTCTGGTGCTGGATGCGCAAGTCCAATGCGTTGAGCACGTCTCCGTCGGCCTCGATCCGGGCGATGATGTTCCAGCTGTCTTCGCCCAGATCGGTTTCGATCGCCTCACGCGTGCGCTCCAGCGTCTGTTTCACCCAGGCGGCGAGCCGATCCCGCTGGTCGCGTATCGCCCGGCGCGAGCCTTCGATATACCGCGTCTTCCACATCTCGCTCACCACAGAATACGTTTTGAGCACTTGGTAGAAGGTCAGTGCCGCGCGCCGCGTGGCATACGACTCTTCGCCCATTGTCGCGTCCGCGGCGGGCTCCTTTTCCGTGGCGCCCAGCCGTGGCTGGACGAAGCGCTCGATCTTGCGCGCCACGATCGGCTGAAGCGTGCCGAGCACGGAGAGCGCGCGCCGGCGATGCGCAATCAGCACCGAGCTGCGTGCCAGGGGCAACAGCCCCAGGCACAGGTTGCCCATGGTTTCAAGGTTTTCATTGCGCAGTCCGGTTGTGCTGCACAACGCGGCCAGCCGCTCCAGGGCGGGCCTGGCCAGAGAACGCATGTCATGCTGCAATTGCACCGAAGCCATGGCCTTGAAGACGGTTGCGATTTCCCGGGCGCTGCACGTTTCGAAGCGTTCGCGGTACAGATCGAGGTGGGCTGCCAGCGCCTGGAGCTTGATGCGCGCCGGCGCCTGGAATTCGGCGTCGTCCGGCGCGCTGAGGAACAGGCGCGCAAAGGCGTTGGCGGCCTGTGACAGCGCCGACATTTCCGCATTGCGCCAAGGCAGATCGGATTCGCCCATCCGGGCCGCCAGCAGCAGCAAAGCGTGGCGGCAATTCGGCGGCTCCAGCCACCGGCTCAGCCCGTTCATCGCATTGGCAACCTCTTGCGCATTCATGGCCTGCCGAAGCTCCGCATCATCGACCAGCCGCATCGCCAGCTGCTCGGCAAGCGCTTGGCAGTGATCCTCCCCGGACCACTTGCTCAGCGCATTGAGCACATTGGCGACGGCCTGTGCATCCATGCCCTGCCGCAGATCGGCATCG includes these proteins:
- the xopAD gene encoding XopAD/skwp family type III secretion system effector, translated to MGAAGTDRPSTQEAASRRAFAGPREDGADQIERASHSRQAPRIPLKRKREAGDNTDMRPMPLPCRGESTAFHAAERDAEAPASPRAEARREPTAEQLTDYGRWLGHTESGRLAAMREQQCARLWKLVASARRGKVDLDFCLHVARDNTLAQCNGHGLALMFLDGSVPPEENARRLDGYLFALGAASAPTSAEPHRLDRVLEQCVEMAACYLFKTGWFNDAPLEKLAELGNLLSKYPRQPACMAAIAWIAGQALKPGPWPRLGAKELTLLANAFSKNGDSGRCEQATARIGCHLLHDGVQKAFEARQIGLLLNAFSKWPGNTDCRTAAECLAARLEQSPRLLQAMDAQAVATAINGLSKWPETAVCRNVAEHLASRLVCEAALLEGMTATAVAASLNGLSKWPKAEICGAAVECVAEQLVKMPALRQAMSAQEIANAFNALSKWPDSAPCRAAAECLAVRLADDARLQASLNAQEVASTLNALCKWPRTTACREAALDLADRIRSEAKLREALDAPQLANALNALGKWPDADVCRAAAERLAIRLGRDAALRGALNGQHVGNVFNALGKWQESAACLAAAECLTARLTDEAALLLSMDAQGIAAALNGLSKWPESAACRMAAERLIARLSSDADLRQGMDAQAVANVLNALSKWSGEDHCQALAEQLAMRLVDDAELRQAMNAQEVANAMNGLSRWLEPPNCRHALLLLAARMGESDLPWRNAEMSALSQAANAFARLFLSAPDDAEFQAPARIKLQALAAHLDLYRERFETCSAREIATVFKAMASVQLQHDMRSLARPALERLAALCSTTGLRNENLETMGNLCLGLLPLARSSVLIAHRRRALSVLGTLQPIVARKIERFVQPRLGATEKEPAADATMGEESYATRRAALTFYQVLKTYSVVSEMWKTRYIEGSRRAIRDQRDRLAAWVKQTLERTREAIETDLGEDSWNIIARIEADGDVLNALDLRIQHQTALITQNHPPSRFDLGTTHRRMRTSRPGVPVAPARGAGDTHHVVVDMTGKELKHNRDESSKPYSLYARLTGLPLVEVKLPGELSAFMLARTFQYQGEPWRFDLFGGSRLSRGGGRRPEDILSNHAALASMLPAVRYADTAPGSSLMQLAAKLAPLREDWARMQRALLEMVPSDHVVEGTLRLGFFDDVEGPEHPFKLQSPDGQRIQLCPNDGCGFLKFEVAMCIPVFREHVMAWNATRAGRATPAQQKLLETTNDRKRIAPQALQHFPRDEAALDEARQAIERRLSQLAPKQASGQTPARVDPLTLYHLTVSGGYEGEQIRAVPSADDNVHLPAQRSGAFDLHGGALLIGKAPYDKENLLPFPDEQVGTVERGDATASFLSRCFAIQYSFTGFNDDAGEGAEMLHSKGMLIVPPPQYWSPGHEGMDMACSREDLKTLSRWITGRNRAALPPEMRSTGSLRVKEVVIPGRLGALPITELRKRDMDTDGDDAFVYAGYPKLAAHISRVMDDRKKRRGQQRSFKPRKTGAPAQDPKDGQYQPGRAAEILAEQRGRRLRGTASVFAKRFLAQSDAMREAMARDMMFGVYDGIERSLRNGLLDQFEAEQADPQALDALRNHAFEDIANAHLPEAEEAAQLLHDEVFRLQSVPAAKAAGTPAGLADRFPLLAQAYEQAGDTRARVQAILEHYPVCRLSHEQFPDGQPGLVRGSPELTLRNLCTIAIKVGTDALKADTGTELFSKVLETCLRSERTFRERIGNVPYGKETAYAMHDGRFDPEQAKAELRHNPTMAAGVMNHSVEALQQWGLLAPAPTPQARFANTPALDVSQAIQLLVDRASRMDASITPTLRNIAHAAGAQLTGLRHRLKSSGSLKEKLKQLVAHKHMTLEDAIPQVNDALRYSVVLSSQDFAAGCRRIQAALDEQRHARVKLVNHFVKRYEPFSAVNVTLRDPEGHLWELQFHTPQTFELKEHYHDLYKRSHRLRLQGVPTAQLQELTRPARDAFRAVPMPQGCEDIIDWEAEQAGAALPAVRAKLVPEPSLHAELVNRLHQAAKAMEPKITPVLRELLERVQGHLHGDGLELHRHVFKKPASTHRKIEALRHRHGLPPEQAAARVRDALRYEVVLQHEGFVAGVQWVSRQLQSQGLEVMRINNAFAVANTTYAGLNMNLRSGAHHFEIQFHTPDSLRIKQKTHRLYEKLRRLARPEAMPPHDGQNPPASERASLEHGLRSAAATVRRPEGIETIGSIDRYEEAGG